Proteins from one bacterium genomic window:
- a CDS encoding flippase, which translates to MTSTRTVARNTLYLTIGLFTGRILAIFVYRKMAPILGTDGMAIANLATDVSTIMLVIANYGLGTLITREVTRERTMTMPVMWAALKIRLGLAFLCFVGLYVYAVVSGFEQLERNALYIMGLGVFIEASAMACDAVLQAHDRVVSQMWGQIASAIAYFGLAWWWLDAGYGLMGVMWANVASRVVRLAVMVPLMLRGTGPWILNPPGRDLVKAAQSRGLLTLAWPIFLASTFGVLYYKIDTPLLRAIMDRDAVAVYTNGHRALDFLSYLPGLFATAMFPTLLRAAKDEGGMERVSERALRYLHLLVMPVTLLFMLAAEPVTMWLVKGEAGFTDSIRVFRVVIWGMPFIAATSVLNRMLYTAGRERSFVVIALVSLTFNLVVNVLAIPRYGYMGASVAVVASQAVSTLMHWYYIRRAGLQLPIMRSLFNATVALLATWICTSGLAQLLMPRWGTTWLALPIDAGVGPTFTVIGLAVLLYVPAVLLTRALTKADLPVMMSLVKRG; encoded by the coding sequence TTGACCTCGACCCGCACGGTCGCCCGCAACACGCTGTACCTGACCATCGGGCTGTTCACCGGGCGCATCCTCGCCATCTTCGTGTACCGCAAGATGGCGCCGATCCTCGGCACCGACGGCATGGCCATCGCGAACCTGGCCACCGACGTCTCGACCATCATGCTGGTGATCGCCAACTACGGCCTGGGCACGCTGATCACCCGCGAGGTGACCCGCGAGCGCACCATGACCATGCCGGTGATGTGGGCCGCGCTGAAGATCCGCCTGGGTCTGGCGTTCCTGTGTTTCGTCGGCCTGTACGTCTACGCGGTCGTGTCGGGCTTCGAGCAGCTCGAACGCAACGCCCTGTACATCATGGGTCTGGGTGTGTTCATCGAGGCCTCGGCCATGGCCTGCGATGCCGTGCTGCAGGCACACGACCGCGTGGTCTCGCAGATGTGGGGGCAGATCGCCTCGGCGATCGCCTACTTCGGCCTGGCCTGGTGGTGGCTCGACGCCGGCTACGGACTCATGGGTGTGATGTGGGCCAACGTGGCCAGCCGCGTCGTGCGGCTGGCGGTGATGGTGCCGCTGATGCTGCGCGGGACCGGCCCCTGGATCCTCAACCCGCCCGGTCGCGACCTGGTGAAGGCGGCGCAGTCGCGCGGACTGCTGACGCTGGCCTGGCCCATCTTCCTGGCGTCGACGTTCGGCGTGCTCTACTACAAGATCGACACGCCCCTGCTGCGCGCGATCATGGACCGCGATGCCGTCGCCGTGTACACGAACGGGCACCGTGCGCTCGATTTCCTCTCCTACCTGCCGGGATTGTTCGCCACGGCGATGTTCCCGACGCTGCTGCGCGCCGCCAAGGACGAGGGCGGCATGGAGCGCGTGAGCGAACGTGCACTGCGCTACCTGCACCTGCTGGTGATGCCGGTCACGCTCCTGTTCATGCTGGCCGCCGAGCCCGTCACGATGTGGCTGGTGAAGGGCGAGGCCGGGTTCACCGATTCCATCCGCGTCTTCCGGGTCGTGATCTGGGGCATGCCGTTCATCGCGGCGACCAGCGTGCTGAACCGGATGCTCTACACCGCCGGGCGGGAGCGCTCGTTCGTCGTCATCGCCCTCGTCTCGCTGACCTTCAACCTCGTGGTCAACGTCCTGGCCATTCCCCGGTACGGCTACATGGGCGCCAGCGTCGCGGTGGTGGCCAGCCAGGCCGTCAGCACGCTGATGCACTGGTACTACATCCGGCGGGCCGGGCTGCAGCTGCCCATCATGCGCTCGCTGTTCAACGCCACCGTGGCGTTGCTGGCGACCTGGATCTGCACCTCGGGCCTGGCGCAGCTGCTGATGCCCCGCTGGGGCACCACCTGGCTGGCCCTGCCCATCGACGCGGGCGTCGGGCCGACGTTCACGGTCATCGGCCTGGCCGTGCTGCTGTACGTGCCGGCGGTCCTGCTCACGCGGGCGCTCACGAAGGCGGACCTGCCGGTGATGATGTCGCTGGTGAAGCGCGGGTAG